The genomic segment TGCTCAGCCGCATGTCCGGAGTGGCCACCCACACCCGTCGCTGGGCCGACGCGCTGGCCGGCACGAAGGCCACCGTGCTGGACACCCGCAAGACCACGCCGGGCCTGCGCTACCTGGAGAAGTACGCCGTACGGATCGGTGGCGGCACCAACAAGCGGATGGGCCTGTACGACGTGGCCATGATCAAGGACAACCACAAGCTGGCCGCGGGCAGCATCACGGCCGCCTTCCGGCTCGTCCGCGAGACGTTCCCCGAGGTGCCGGTGCAGGTCGAGGTGACCACGGTGGCCGAGGCGGTCGAGGCGGTCGAGGCCGGGGCGACGTTCCTGCTCTGCGACAACATGACGCCCGACCGGCTGCGTGAGGTCGTGGCCGAGGTGGGTGACCGGGCCGAGCTCGAGGCGACCGGCAACCTACGCTTGGAGACAGTTTCGGATTACGCCGCGACCGGGGTCGACTACCTCTCGGTGGGCGGCCTGACCCACTCGTCCCCCATTCTCGACATCGCTATGGACCTGCGCCCCCGCTGATCGCCGGGGGCCCGACACCAAAGGGTTTCCCGTGCTGCTCTGCATCGACATCGGCAACACGAACACAGTGCTGGCGACCTTCGACGGCGACAAGCTCGTGCACAACTGGCGGATCAAGACCGATGCCCGCTCCACGGCGGACGAGCTCGGGCTGATGTTCCGCGGTCTGCTGGCCGGCGACGCCGTCGAGATCACCGGCGTCGCGGCGTGTTCGACGGTGCCCGCGGCGCTGCGCAGCCTGCGCACGATGCTGGCCCGCTACTACGGCGACCTGCCCAACGTGATCGTCGAGCCGGGCGTGAAGACCGGGGTCCAGCTGGCCATCGACAACCCCAAGGAGGTCGGCGCCGACCGGGTGGTCAACACCCTCGCGGCGCACGCCCTCTACGGCGGCCCGTCGATCGTGGTCGACTTCGGCACCACGACCAACTTCGACGTGATCAGCGAGCGCGGCGAGTTCCTGGGCGGCGCGTTCGCGCCCGGCATCGAGATCTCGTTCGACGCGCTGGCCGCCCGGGCCGCCCAGCTGCGCAAGGTCGAGCCGGCCAAGCCCAAGTCGGTGATCGGCAAGAACACGGTCGAGTGCCTGCAGTCGGGCATGTATTTCGGGTTCGCCGGGCAGGTCGACGGCATCGTGAGCCGCATGATCGACGAGATCGGGCCGGTCCGGGCGGTCATCGCCACCGGTGGCCTGGCCTGGCTGGTCAAGGACGAGTGCCGGACGATCACCGCGCACGAGCCGATGATCACGTTGATCGGGTTGCGGATGGTGTACGAGCGCAACGTCTGAGTGCGGGCGCGGTGTGCGCGAGTTGTTGTTCCGCGCAATTTCCGTGCGGTCGAAACGCCAATGTCGCAGTGGCCGCACCGCACTGCTACGGCCCGTACGTTTGTGACGGACAGCAACGCTCTCGACACCGATCACTATCCGCCGATCGCGCCGGAATGCGGCGCGTCGCCGAGATCAATGGCCGGAGTCGCGACGCTCCGGGCTTACCGGGCGACATGGCCCGCGCCGACCTTTGTGCGGATTATCCCGAAGCGACCGCTCCGCCGGCCGGTGCGCATCCCGACGCCCGGCGGCATCGAGAAGCGGCCCCCGTAAGCCGGAGGTTTGCGCTGACAGCCGCCTATTTCGAGCCGGCCGCCGGGGAATGGGAATCGACCGGCTTCGGCCGATGCGGACCCGGCCCGCGGAATTCGCCGAATCGATCTGCTACCCGCCGCCCCGGCCGAGAGTAACGAACCGGACCCAATCCATATCCAAACGCGGAAATGTTCGGACCGCCATTGACGGACGACTGCGCCCTGGCGTTATTGTCTGTGCGTTGCTGTGGGGAAGAACCTGTGTTCGGGAGGATTACGCCGCGTGGCCAAGCAGATCATTCACAAGCTGGTCGATGACATCGACGGGGGCGACGCCGACGAGACGGTGAAGTTCGCTCTCGACGGGATTCAGTACGAGATCGACCTGTCGGAGAAGAACGCCGCCAAATTGCGGGAGCTGTTCGACCCGTACGTGGGGGCCGGCGCCAAGGTCGCTCGGGGCGGGGTGGTTGTGGGGGGCCGGGCCGCTCGTGGCCGCGGCGGCGCCACCGCCGACCGGGAGCAGAACAAGGCCATCCGCGAGTGGGCCAAGAAGGCCGGCAAGGACATCTCCGACCGGGGGCGTATCCCCCAGGAGATCGTGGACGAGTTCCACGCCAAGGGCCCGGGTCGCAACTGACGAACCGCCCGACCGACGCAGCGGGGTCCGCCACGAAGGATGTGGCGGACCCGCTGCTTTTTCGCTTGATCTTCGGTAACCCGCCGTAGGGTTATCCACAGGTGGGGACGACGTTGTCCACAGGCTGTGGATGACGAGTCCGCGATTTCGCTGTCCGCGTAGCCGTACTGCTGGGGGAACAGCCTCTGAGCGTGCGAAGTTGGCTAAATCAACGTTGCGGACGGCTTCAAGGGACCACGAGGGCCCAGCAAGACCACCCGGCGGCGATAGAGTTACGAGTACGGGTATCACCGATGCCCGTGCGCTGGCCCCGCCAGTCATTGGCGCACGGCACGTGAGGAGCACGAGGGCATGTTCGAGCGGTTCACCGACCGAGCGCGACGGGTTGTCGTCCTGGCCCAAGAAGAGGCCCGGATGCTCAACCACAACTACATCGGGACCGAGCACATCCTGCTCGGCCTGATCCATGAGGGTGAGGGCGTCGCCGCCAAGGCTCTGGAGAGCCTCGGTATCTCCCTCGAGGGAGTGCGGCAGCAGGTCGAGGAGATCATCGGCCAGGGTCAGCAGGCGCCGAGCGGGCACATCCCGTTCACGCCCCGCGCCAAGAAGGTTCTCGAGCTGTCGCTGCGTGAGGCGCTGCAGCTCGGCCACAACTACATCGGCACCGAGCACATCCTGCTCGGCCTGATCCGCGAGGGCGAGGGCGTCGCCGCCCAGGTCCTGGTGAAGCTGGGCGCCGACCTCAACCGGGTGCGCCAGCAGGTCATCCAGCTGCTCTCGGGCTATCAGGGCAAGGAGCCGGCCGCGGCCGGTGCGGCGGCGGGCGAGGCCGCGCCGTCGACGTCCCTGGTGCTCGACCAGTTCGGTCGCAACCTGACCCAGGCCGCCCGCGAGGGCAAGCTCGACCCGGTCATCGGGCGCGAGAAGGAAATCGAGCGGGTCATGCAGGTGCTGTCCCGCCGCACCAAGAACAACCCGGTCCTCATCGGTGAGCCGGGCGTCGGCAAGACCGCGGTCGTCGAGGGCTTGAGCCAGTCGATCGTCAAGGGCGAGGTGCCCGAGACGCTCAAGGACAAGCAGCTCTACACGCTCGACCTCGGTGCGCTGGTCGCGGGTTCCCGTTACCGCGGTGACTTCGAGGAGCGCCTCAAGAAGGTGCTCAAGGAGATCCGCACCCGGGGCGACATCATCCTGTTCATCGACGAGATCCACACCCTGGTCGGCGCGGGCGCCGCCGAGGGCGCGATCGACGCGGCGAGCATCCTCAAGCCGATGCTGGCCCGCGGCGAGCTGCAGACCATCGGTGCCACCACGCTCGACGAGTACCGCAAGCACCTGGAGAAGGACGCCGCTCTCGAGCGCCGCTTCCAGCCCATCCAGGTCGGCGAGCCGTCGCTGGCGCACACCATCGAGATCCTCAAGGGTCTGCGCGACCGCTACGAGGCTCACCACCGGATCAGCATCACCGACGCGGCTCTGGTCGCGGCGGCGACGCTGGCCGACCGCTACATCTCCGACCGCTTCCTGCCGGACAAGGCGATCGACCTGATCGACGAGGCCGGCGCCCGGATGCGCATCCGCCGGATGACCGCGCCGCCGGACCTGCGTGACTTCGACGAGCGCATCGCCCAGGTGCGCCGGGACAAGGAGTCCGCGATCGACGCGCAGGACTTCGAGCGGGCCGCGCAGCTGCGCGACAAGGAGAAGCAGCTGCTGGGCCAGAAGGCGC from the Paractinoplanes abujensis genome contains:
- the nadC gene encoding carboxylating nicotinate-nucleotide diphosphorylase; this translates as MNELDVAEVEMIVRTALAEDLGSPPHDVTSEATIPADQIDTAELVARADGVVAGLPVAAIVFNDTSGHQASFEQSVAEGDRVTRGDVLAVVTGPTRALLTGERTALNLLSRMSGVATHTRRWADALAGTKATVLDTRKTTPGLRYLEKYAVRIGGGTNKRMGLYDVAMIKDNHKLAAGSITAAFRLVRETFPEVPVQVEVTTVAEAVEAVEAGATFLLCDNMTPDRLREVVAEVGDRAELEATGNLRLETVSDYAATGVDYLSVGGLTHSSPILDIAMDLRPR
- a CDS encoding ATP-dependent Clp protease ATP-binding subunit, with amino-acid sequence MFERFTDRARRVVVLAQEEARMLNHNYIGTEHILLGLIHEGEGVAAKALESLGISLEGVRQQVEEIIGQGQQAPSGHIPFTPRAKKVLELSLREALQLGHNYIGTEHILLGLIREGEGVAAQVLVKLGADLNRVRQQVIQLLSGYQGKEPAAAGAAAGEAAPSTSLVLDQFGRNLTQAAREGKLDPVIGREKEIERVMQVLSRRTKNNPVLIGEPGVGKTAVVEGLSQSIVKGEVPETLKDKQLYTLDLGALVAGSRYRGDFEERLKKVLKEIRTRGDIILFIDEIHTLVGAGAAEGAIDAASILKPMLARGELQTIGATTLDEYRKHLEKDAALERRFQPIQVGEPSLAHTIEILKGLRDRYEAHHRISITDAALVAAATLADRYISDRFLPDKAIDLIDEAGARMRIRRMTAPPDLRDFDERIAQVRRDKESAIDAQDFERAAQLRDKEKQLLGQKAQREKEWKAGDLDVVSEVDDEQIAEVLGNWTGIPVYKLTEEETSRLLRMEDELHKRVIGQEDAVKAVSKAIRRTRAGLKDPKRPSGSFIFAGPSGVGKTELSKALAEFLFGSEDALIQLDMSEFHDRYTVSRLVGAPPGYVGYDEGGQLTEKVRRKPFSVVLFDEIEKAHPDVFNTLLQILEDGRLTDGQGRIVDFKNTVIILTTNLGTRDVAKAVSLGFQASEDVESNYDRMKVKVNDELKQHFRPEFLNRIDDTIVFHQLRQEEILQIVDIFTSRIESQLKNKDMGLELTDNAKKYLAKKGFDPVLGARPLRRTIQRDLEDTLSEQILFNELRPGQIVVVDCEGDPDNVEKSKLTFSGADRGVAVPDAVPADLGATATEE
- a CDS encoding type III pantothenate kinase; translated protein: MLLCIDIGNTNTVLATFDGDKLVHNWRIKTDARSTADELGLMFRGLLAGDAVEITGVAACSTVPAALRSLRTMLARYYGDLPNVIVEPGVKTGVQLAIDNPKEVGADRVVNTLAAHALYGGPSIVVDFGTTTNFDVISERGEFLGGAFAPGIEISFDALAARAAQLRKVEPAKPKSVIGKNTVECLQSGMYFGFAGQVDGIVSRMIDEIGPVRAVIATGGLAWLVKDECRTITAHEPMITLIGLRMVYERNV
- a CDS encoding histone-like nucleoid-structuring protein Lsr2, which translates into the protein MAKQIIHKLVDDIDGGDADETVKFALDGIQYEIDLSEKNAAKLRELFDPYVGAGAKVARGGVVVGGRAARGRGGATADREQNKAIREWAKKAGKDISDRGRIPQEIVDEFHAKGPGRN